The DNA window AGCTGGCCACCAAGTTCGGCAAGTTCTTCGCCGGCGGCAAGCCGGGGATCCGCGGCGACCCGGCGTACGTGCGCGCGGCGTGCGAGGGCAGCCTCCGGCGGCTCGGCGTCGATTGCATCGACCTTTACTACCAGCACCGCGTCGACAAGAAGGTGCCCATCGAGGTCACGGTGGGTGCCCCTTCCCCTCTATGTTTGTGTtccctttcttttattttgttatatgtAAGTGAAACATCCATCTGTATCTGAAAGGGAATGTAGGTGGTGGTAGGCTGTTGTCAAGAGACATCTTTTATTGATGCCCCCTGCCCCCACCCCCAACACCCgccaaacacacaaaaaaatcatTGGAAAAACTAATTGGAGGGAGGATTATGATGTTGCTGAAAACAAACTGTAAGACTCATTATTAGTAACGGCTCCGTGTCGCTCTCTACGGCAGGGTCGAGCGGGCCGCCATAAACCGTGCGGCCACAAGAATGGCAGCAGCGAGGCCTTCCTTTTCCGTGGTAGCGGGGTCGGAGCCCACGACCCCGACTAGCTCCGGGTGACGACAGCCATGATGGTGCTAGGATGGAGCTGCCGGCGTTAAAGAGGAGAGTGGCAGCGTCGATGCCTAGGTGGACCGgggtgacgacggcgaggcggcgccacTGGATCTGGCATCGACTCCTATATTCAGCCCCGTCTTGGATGGATCCGGGCTCCCCGGTGCAGTAGGTCGGTCCCCAAGCCGGATGCGGTAGCAAGACAGCGGGGCACGGCTACGTGGACGCGGAGGCGTGAACGTGGAGGCCGCAGGGGTGCAGCTGCCAAATCTGGTCCCATCCCATCCGGATTTTGCCTCCTCGCCTTGGGAAGCTAACTCCTGAGCCAGCAGCGACGACAAGGCGAAGGGGTACGGCTGCGTGGAGGTGGCGGGGCGAGGCAGTAAGGGCATGACGACGTGCCGTCGACAGAGGGCACGCTCATAAAGTGCTGTCGGCGGGAGAAAGGTACTGGAAACAATGGTAGGGATAGGAGGAAGCGTGGTGCTGGTTGGGAGCAGCTGGTGGCGGTGGTAGGCCGACGCAGCGGCGCTAGGAGGCACGCCCGGCGGTGACAGGGCAGTGGTGGGAGAGGTCAATGTGGGCAGGCCGGCGCAAAAGGCGTTAGGAGGTTGGCGTGCGCAACTGCAGGGAGGCTAGCCcagccgacggcacgggaggtCTACACGGTGACAACAATGAGGCCGGTGATGGTGGTGTGTGTCACAAGGCATGCCGAGGCTGACTGACCGGGGGTGGAAGGGGGGGGGGTCGGTGTAGCATTGGCCACATGCCGATGGAGGATGGCTGGTGGTGGAGCAATGGAGTGATATCCGCGGATCGATAGGGAGTGCGTGGCAGGTGTAAAACCTAGCCCGGTCTTGCCAGCCGGCTGTGATGGCATTTCGGACATCGTTTTCCCTCTTGGGTTCTGTCGCTTTTCTCCTTGGAGACGTCGTCTAGGAGGCCCCCCTGCTGAAACCTCTCTCTAATAGCTTGCGCGTGCTCGCTCTAGATGTTTATCCTCTTGCGGGCTTGCGGCAGCACCTAGCCAATGCAAGCTGACCATATTGGTGGGCCTTGAGGGGGAGAGTGGTTCCCTCTCCCCTCCAATCCCTTTGATACGTATAGAGTTGAGTGTGTTGTTTGCTTTTTAGGTTTTGGTTTTGGGCGGTTTGGTGGTAGCTTCTTTATTAGTCTAGCGGCGGCCAGTCCGACGCTAGCCTTTTCCTAGATCCTATATAGGCATCATCGGTGCGTGGtggtgttgttttttttcctagctaCTGCTTTCCAGGGTGCTAGCCTTTTTTTTATCCTATTGTATTTAATGAATATCGCACTTTGTGGTATTGGTcgttaaaataaaacaaaatgtaGGAGACGTCAATTTTGAAGGGAGGAAATTTTAACCCAGCTCGATGCACCCTTAAAATCCTACGTCTGTTTGGTTAATTGTACAATGACTTTTTGTTCCGGCAGCAACTTGGCCTGAATTCTGGAAGGCCAAATCAAGCTCCATTTTCTGGCACCTGTCCTTTTGTCGTTATTTTTTTAACCTCATGTATTAAATTTTCATTGTAATAAGCTATTATTTTTCATTGTAATACCAAAATGaagcatatatttatttttgttttttcataacAAGTGTTTGAATCATACATTTATAAAGGTATGAAGTACAATATTATTTGCCTTAAGATCTCTCTGTTTAGCACAAATGCGTGAAAAATATCTTATGAATATCTTCCAATGTAACTGTCATGTCACTGGGCAGTTACAGTACTCCCTATGTGACAGATGGTTTCTATAATTTAACAATGTTTTCTTTCCCTTTAtgtattgcattttttttagatatagGGGAGGGTTTCAATTTTTAGACATTAGCTGTGGGATTTTGAAGGGTAAAGAACATAAAGTAAATTCACTGACATATCACTGGGAAGTTACAACACACATTGTGGTTGTTGTAATAGCTGGGATCTTAACCACCACCAACCAACCCAACATTTCAAAGTTTAACAATCGAAAAACCAATGAAGAAATACATGAACCAAAATATATCTTCAGTGAAGAAGACTTCTTTTCTTTCAGAATATTTAACTACAAACTAGCAATAGTTATTAGAACATATCCACCAACACATGCATTTTCATCATTTTGGTGTGCTATATCTTTTTGATAGCGCATAAGAGGTAGCACCTGAACTGCTATTACTCCTGATATTTTCGAATCGTTGCATGTAATTATTGTGTATAAACTGAActatcttttatttttgtccTGAGAACCATGCACTTTTATTAAGTAATAATCTTTCTTCTCAAGATTATCTAGTTGTTTTGCCTTTCTTTACAAATATAATCGTTGCATGTAATTATTGTCTATAAACTGAActatcttttatttttgtccTGAGAACCATGCACTCCTTTTAAGTAATGACCTTTCTTCTCAAGATTATCCAGTTGATTTCCCTTTCACATTGTTAGATTGGTGAACTCAAGAAACTAGTTGAAGAAGGAAAGATAAGATATATTGGCTTATGTGAAGCATCGGCATCAACAATCAGAAGGGCTCATGCTGTACATCCTATCACTGCAGTTCAGCTTGAGTGGTCATTATGGTCTAGAGACGTCGAAGAAGATATAGTTCCAACTTGCAGGcattgaaaaaacaaattagtttgtctgttgagaaaaaaaaatcacatgctgcattttaactatttttctaattttcatTTCAGAGAACTTGGAATTGGAATAGTAGCTTACAGTCCACTTGGTAAAGGGTTTTTTTCTAGTGGAGCTAAACTAGTGGATTCTCTACCAGACCATGATTTTCGCAAGGTATATTTCCATGATTACTAATCACTCAGTTTTCCCTAAGAATGGCTTTGAAGGAGGTCATTAAAATAGCAGAACGGGTTAGGGAAAATGCTGTGATACCTGTCGTGTTAATGTCTTTTAGAATAAGAAGAACAGAAATTAATTTGTTTCCTTTCTTGAAACAAATCTTGTTTATGAGTTTACTCATACATGGAGTAGAAATGAATGATTAATGTAGGAAAAACGAGAAGAAAGATCATTAAATAGGCATTCAgaccttatattttgaaacctTGTAACATAATTATATGCCTTGTTGTTTGGATGATGGGAgtaattattatatatgtacCTTCTTCTGTATTCTCATTTTCTGTACTTCTGCATCGGTAGTACAAATTACACTTATGTTCGGTAGTACAAATTACACTTATATGTTCAGTAGAGCAAATTACATTTATGTTCATTAGAAATTTTTACTTTGTATTGATCGGACATAAGCCTTTTCCAATTAAGCTAATCTTTGTGCTGCATATTCACGTCTCGTCTATTTAGTCTTTGAAAAATGAAGTAGAACTATAATGAATTCTCATTCAATTAACTAACAACTTGTATTGGTGCCTTTTGCAGCTTATCCCTAGATTTCAACCAGGTAACATCGAGAAGAATGCTGAAATATTTGAGCGTGTTAACGAAATGGCAGCCAGAAAAGGATGCACACCGTCACAACTCGCATTGGCCTGGATCCATCATCAGGGGCGTGATGTGTGCCCCATACCCGGGACAACAAAAATCGAGAATTTCAACCAAAATGTTGCAGCACTATCTGTGAAACTCACCCCTGCAGAAATGGCTGAACTCGAGTCTTATGCCAGCAATGTCCATGGCGACCGGTATCCTCTGATGATGGCTAACACTACTTGGCAGGACTCTGAGACCCCTCCCTTGTCGTCTTGGAAATCCGAGTAAATCGTTTTCGTCTGTTCAAATACAGTTCCTGGTTCAAAATAGCTGGTTCAAAATGGAAGAGCGTTGCACAAGATTTCATCAGAAGTGTTTCATCAGACGCGTTGCTTGCTCCTGTTCTTCTACATCGCGTGTATTTGGAATGAGCTGACCTGTCGATCTATGCGTAGCGTGTTGTGTCATATGCTTTCGTGATGTTTAATTTGCGCGTAAAACTTACTTGAGTGAAGCGCCGTTTCATAAGCTTGTGCATTGCACGCAGAATGTGTGGTAATATTAAATAAAGTGTTGCCATCACCAGTTTTAATTTGTGTTATTAACATGTTTGTTCAAATTAACCACTATCATATCTAATCCTATGTTACCTTTACCTTGTGAACCGTGATTGGTGGGAAGACTATTCAGTGGGGTGGTGAAATTAAACTGAAAACTGTTGTCGTGAGCTAATGACTACCACTAGCATACAAAGTAACAAATAAGCAGTTTATATATGGAAGGAAGTTTATTTTTACATCCTTAAACTTTTTGAACTGGTCTAAATTTCATCCAGCCATCAACTTATACACTGGACACTTAGAGATGTTAATGGGTCAAGACCCTTTTGTTTTTTCACAACTCTAGGTACCTCAGATATTTTTAGACAAAGAAACATTATAGAAATTGAGCCCACCTTATTTTAGACCCAACTCTCAAAATTTTATAACCTAAAAAGTTAGGTTTATTACCACTCCTACCGACACTATCCATTAaccacgagatgaatcttttgagcacaattaatccgtcattagcaaatgtgggttactgtagcacttatggctaatcatgcatggactaattaggctaaaCAGATTTGTCCGTGATTTTCTccttaactgtgcaattagtttttttaatccatatttaatgctccgtgcatgtgtccaaagattcgatgtaatatttttagaaaaaaaatttgggaactaaaccaggcctaaggAGAACTTAGATGCGGTTGTGGTGACCAACGAGGATGCGGTGGCTCATCGTGCAGTGGTGTGGTGACTGTGAGGTGCAAGTGGGTAAACCTCGAACCTACTTGTAAGTCTAAATAAGTGGGTTCATGATTTATTTTGGTCCATAAGTAGATTTCGTGGATTAGTCACTTACACCCTTAGTGTTGACTGCTTGATGCGTGGGAAGAGGTATATGAGGAAAATTGATGTTTATACATGGTCAAAAGTCATTTTTGCAAATGGGTAGAGCAACTGCCTGAACCCAGGTATATGTAGAAATCAGCATTTTTCAAGCCGGCTGCACAATTGTATGCAAAAAGTGATTTTCACAGGCGATTAAGTTATATTGACTGCTTTCAcaaaataaaacacaaaataACATAAATAAAAGTTCCAAAATCATGAAATCCAAGTTTTGAACTCAAGCTCCGTGGTGGTGGAACCACCACTCCCCCATCGTCGTCGTTCCTGGAACTCCTGAGGCCCACAAGAAGCCCAGAGCTCACCACATGAAGTGTTGTCGCCCAGGCTTTGCCGCCATTGCCAGTAGCCCACCGCCTCCATCCCTCGAAGCGCTGGCCACCATTTCCGGATTGGCCCCTCCCATAGTCAGCTGCCTAGAACCTGCCACATGAGCTACTGCAGAATCACACCATGAGGCCGCCACCAATGGATCCACCCACTACAATACCGAATCAGCTAGGCACGGGGTCACCAGCGCCAGCTCAAGCTCATGTTGTAGCTGCCATCGCCACCCCTCCCATCATCGCGGCTGCTCTTGTCGTCGCTAACCGGTGGAGGATGGGAGAGTAGTGAgggcttagattttttttaagagaggagagaaaagagtaGGGGGAGGACGGGCTgccctgcgaaaatagatttattttcgTAGGTGGATCTGTTAAGAGGCCCACCCTATAAATGATTTTTTGTACATAGGTATTTATTGGGCACCCAGATCTTTCTTTAGctagtttgaaaaacataaaGAGGGTGTGGGTCGTGACGTCATCTATTCCGAAGCTCCACCAACATCAAGAACCTGACACGTTCCTTAGATCTGGCAGTGGGTGGTCTAGCGCTCATCGATCTGACTTGGCAATGAAGGGGAAGGAAAGAGAGAGCATTGTTTGCTGCACCTTTGTCGTCGCCAATGCGTCATTCCCCTAGTCGGTTTTTTCTACACAAATGTAGCAGAGATAAAAATGATCAGCTTAATTAGCTTCTCTGTCATGACATATATGGTATTACGTGTGGGCATCATTACAGAAATAATTGTAACTACTCCCCTTCATACTACTTGTAAATTAGTTTcctaaatactactccctccatattttaatatatgacgctgttgactttttatcaacatttgatcattcgttttattcaaatttttatgtaaatataaaaatatttatgtaatgcttaaagaacatttgataataaatcaagtcaaaataaaataaataataatcacataaatttttttaaataaaacgaatagtcaaattttggttaaaatgtCAATAACGTCataatacattaaaatatggaggggaagtaacatttaatatattctgataatatatttgttttgtgttaagaAATATTACTACATTTATCTGTAGACTtaatttaactttaaaattataagaaaaagaatcaaaatcgACTTATTGTATTAAACTGAAGCAATACAACATTCTTAGTTCTTACACAAGTACTCCTCCccgtttttttgaaaaattgacccttttcaaaaacttatttcgaaactaacccctgccaaaaacttcaaccaaaaatagacCGTCGGCTCAGCGCCAAGCgcattggcgctgaggttggcCGTGTCAGCGCCAACGGGGCTGGCGCTGATATCGTGCCACCGTGGCGGCCGGGCCGATCCCCCAGCTGACGTGGCAGCTACCTCAGCGCCAGCCGCATCGGCGCTAAGATGGTCAATCTCAGTGCCAACTGCAGTGGCGCTGGACCTAGGGACCTCAGCGCCAGGTAGGCTGGCGCTAAGGTGAGACTTGGCTGAATCGGCCATGGCCCAGCCCGGCAAGCCTTCTGGATGGCTTGCGGGCTGGGAACTCAGCGCCAGCCATAATGGCGCTGGACCCTGAATCGGCCATGGCCCAGCCCGGCAAGCCTTCTGGATGGCTTGCAGGCTGGGAACTCAGCACCAGGCATAATGGCGCTGGACCTAGGGACCTCAGCGCCAGCCCACCCGGCGCTGAGGTGGGACTTGGCCGAATCGGCCATGGCCCAGCCCGACAAGCCTTCTGGATGGCTTGTGGGCTGGGAACTCAACGCCAGCCATAATGGCGCTAGACCTAGGGACCCCACCTGGTGCTGAGGTGGGACTTGGCCGAATCG is part of the Oryza glaberrima chromosome 4, OglaRS2, whole genome shotgun sequence genome and encodes:
- the LOC127771341 gene encoding probable aldo-keto reductase 1; this translates as MAAAAMATVAVPRVKLGSQGMEVSAQGLGCMGMCPAFEPPKPEADMVALIRHAIAAGVTFFDTSDLYGPHTNEVLLGKALQGGGVRDRVELATKFGKFFAGGKPGIRGDPAYVRAACEGSLRRLGVDCIDLYYQHRVDKKVPIEVTIGELKKLVEEGKIRYIGLCEASASTIRRAHAVHPITAVQLEWSLWSRDVEEDIVPTCRELGIGIVAYSPLGKGFFSSGAKLVDSLPDHDFRKLIPRFQPGNIEKNAEIFERVNEMAARKGCTPSQLALAWIHHQGRDVCPIPGTTKIENFNQNVAALSVKLTPAEMAELESYASNVHGDRYPLMMANTTWQDSETPPLSSWKSE